One genomic window of Struthio camelus isolate bStrCam1 chromosome 1, bStrCam1.hap1, whole genome shotgun sequence includes the following:
- the RPL21 gene encoding large ribosomal subunit protein eL21: MTNTKGKRRGTRYMFSRPFRKHGVVPLATYMRIYKKGDIVDIKGMGTVQQGMPHKCYHGKTGRVYNVTQHAVGIIVNKKVKGKILAKRINVRIEHIKHSKSRDSFLQRVKENERKKKEAKEKGIWVQLKRQPAPPREAHFVRTNGKEPELLEPIPYEFMA; encoded by the exons ATGACAAACacaaaggggaagaggagggggacaCGTTATATGTTCTCAAGGCCGTTTCGCAAGCATG GAGTTGTCCCTCTGGCCACCTACATGCGCATCTACAAGAAGGGCGATATTGTTGATATCAAG GGTATGGGTACTGTTCAACAAGGTATGCCACACAAATGTTACCATGGCAAGACTGGAAGGGTATATAACGTTACTCAGCATGCTGTGGGCATTATTGTAAACAAGAAGGTTAA GGGTAAGATTCTTGCCAAGAGAATTAATGTGCGTATTGAGCATATTAAGCACTCAAAGAGCAGAGACAGCTTCCTGCAGCGTGTGAAggagaatgaaaggaagaaaaaagaagcaaaagaaaaaggcatttgggTTCAGCTGAAACGTCAG CCTGCTCCACCAAGGGAAGCACACTTTGTGAGAACCAACGGCAAGGAGCCAGAGCTGCTGGAGCCAATTCCCTATGAATTCATGGCATAA